In Bacteroidota bacterium, the following are encoded in one genomic region:
- a CDS encoding saccharopine dehydrogenase NADP-binding domain-containing protein, producing MRIIILGAGLVGGPMAIDLVKEKGFDVSVVDISKESLDNLKNYKSIRCICDDLSQPARVKELVSDQDLVLCAVPGHMGFRTVRAVIEAGKDVVDISFFSENPFDLDELAREKGVTAICDMGVAPGMSNLLVGYVCEMLDRTDKVRIYVGGLPKVREWPWEYKAVFSPIDVIEEYTRPARLVEDGKVVIKPALSESELIHFPDAGTLEAFNSDGLRTLIYTINAPDMAEKTLRYKGHIEKIAVLRDTGFFSSDKIDINGTRISPLDLTAKLLFPKWKMKKGDEDITVLKIITEGMKNGKTLRYIYDLYDEYDRHTGIHSMARTTGYTATMAIRMLAKGMYKQKGFSPPEYISKDEGCVRFIINGLKERGVIYKESVIELKIKSENIKNTV from the coding sequence ATGAGAATAATAATTCTTGGTGCCGGGCTTGTCGGAGGCCCAATGGCTATCGATCTGGTTAAAGAAAAGGGATTTGATGTCAGCGTTGTTGATATCAGCAAAGAATCACTCGACAATCTGAAAAATTATAAGAGTATCCGGTGCATCTGTGATGATCTTTCACAACCGGCAAGAGTGAAGGAATTGGTAAGTGATCAGGATCTTGTTCTCTGCGCAGTGCCGGGACATATGGGATTCAGGACAGTAAGAGCCGTCATTGAAGCAGGGAAGGATGTTGTAGATATCTCTTTCTTTTCTGAGAATCCCTTTGATCTGGATGAGCTGGCAAGAGAAAAGGGGGTGACAGCCATCTGCGACATGGGCGTGGCACCAGGTATGAGCAATTTATTGGTAGGTTACGTCTGCGAAATGCTTGATCGTACAGATAAAGTAAGAATATACGTCGGAGGACTGCCAAAAGTCAGGGAGTGGCCATGGGAATATAAAGCAGTCTTTTCACCCATCGACGTCATCGAAGAATACACAAGACCTGCAAGACTTGTTGAAGACGGGAAAGTGGTTATCAAGCCTGCACTATCCGAATCCGAGCTCATCCATTTCCCGGATGCCGGAACATTGGAAGCCTTTAACAGCGATGGCCTCCGCACACTGATTTATACCATTAATGCTCCGGATATGGCTGAAAAGACTCTCCGTTATAAAGGCCATATAGAGAAGATCGCTGTGCTGAGGGATACTGGTTTTTTCAGCTCAGATAAGATAGATATTAACGGCACCAGAATATCACCCCTGGATTTAACAGCCAAGCTCCTTTTCCCAAAATGGAAGATGAAAAAAGGTGATGAAGATATCACCGTCTTAAAGATCATTACCGAGGGGATGAAGAACGGAAAGACATTGCGTTACATTTATGATCTTTACGATGAATATGACCGCCATACAGGTATCCATTCAATGGCAAGGACCACAGGATACACTGCGACAATGGCAATAAGAATGCTCGCAAAGGGAATGTACAAGCAAAAGGGATTTTCACCCCCTGAATATATCAGTAAAGATGAGGGATGTGTCAGGTTTATTATTAATGGACTCAAAGAGAGAGGGGTGATTTATAAGGAGTCAGTTATTGAACTAAAAATTAAAAGTGAAAATATTAAAAACACAGTGTAA